In the genome of Fulvivirga maritima, one region contains:
- a CDS encoding DUF3299 domain-containing protein, whose translation MLRTIIITIFLLIGNEAISQTKITWKTLGDVTFTDKYSDEVEAYYYYPHFGEHIKNLEGKQVYLKGYILEVDPKEDLYVLSRNPYASCFFCGNGGPESIVELELSSDHPPFKMDQVITIQGVLKLNQDDIYHCNYILAQAKVFSP comes from the coding sequence ATGCTTAGAACTATAATAATTACAATATTTCTGTTAATTGGTAATGAAGCCATTTCTCAGACTAAAATCACCTGGAAAACACTGGGAGATGTTACCTTTACAGATAAGTATAGTGATGAGGTGGAAGCCTATTACTATTATCCTCATTTTGGTGAGCATATAAAGAACTTAGAAGGAAAGCAGGTTTACCTGAAAGGATATATACTGGAGGTAGACCCTAAAGAAGACCTGTATGTACTTTCAAGAAACCCTTATGCCTCTTGTTTCTTTTGTGGTAATGGCGGACCTGAGTCTATTGTAGAGCTTGAACTTTCCTCTGATCACCCACCATTTAAAATGGATCAGGTAATTACAATTCAGGGGGTGCTCAAGCTCAACCAGGATGATATTTATCACTGCAACTATATTTTAGCTCAGGCAAAAGTATTTAGTCCGTAA
- a CDS encoding glycoside hydrolase family 2 protein yields the protein MKVDNKRHKDEVPTVNTDWWNYGGITRDVVLVETPQAFVQDYFIHLDTEASALKPITKKAEVSGWVKLNGASKGEKVTVEIPELKVKKTIEYQDSITQFSLKLPKVELWSDVNPKRYDITISAGSDVLHDKVGFRKIEVSDKKILLNGKTVFLRGVCLHEELPTEMRRAKTRDDALTLLGWAQEMNCNFIRLAHYPHNEHIIEVADSLGILLWSEIPVYWTIDFGNPEVLKKAKHQLKEMITRDRNRPSVIIWSVGNETPVSPTRTEFMKELVDTAHKLDDTRLVSAALEVHYNPEKNTIDDPLGAYTDIVSVNEYLGWYGGLPSYCESAQWETIYDKPLIISEVGAGATPGFHSDSLTRWSEEYQEWFYKEQVKMMERMPDNYTGITPWILVDFRSPKRNNPTYQDGWNRKGLKGDQGEKKKAFFVLKKYYEEMEKAHK from the coding sequence GTGAAGGTTGATAATAAAAGGCACAAAGATGAAGTGCCTACCGTGAATACTGACTGGTGGAATTACGGAGGAATAACCCGTGATGTAGTTCTGGTGGAGACACCACAAGCTTTTGTGCAAGACTATTTTATTCATTTAGACACGGAAGCTTCAGCTTTAAAGCCCATTACTAAAAAGGCAGAGGTGTCAGGTTGGGTAAAATTAAATGGTGCTTCTAAAGGTGAGAAGGTAACTGTGGAGATTCCAGAGTTGAAAGTGAAAAAGACCATTGAATATCAGGATTCAATCACTCAGTTTAGTTTAAAGTTACCGAAAGTAGAATTGTGGTCAGATGTTAACCCTAAGCGCTATGATATAACTATAAGTGCGGGTAGTGATGTGCTTCATGATAAAGTAGGATTCAGAAAAATAGAGGTATCTGATAAGAAGATTTTGCTTAATGGAAAGACTGTTTTTCTGAGAGGGGTGTGTTTACACGAAGAATTACCCACCGAAATGAGGCGTGCTAAGACTAGAGATGATGCACTTACCTTATTAGGTTGGGCGCAAGAAATGAATTGCAACTTTATTCGTTTGGCGCATTATCCTCATAACGAGCATATTATAGAGGTTGCTGATTCTCTGGGGATATTGCTTTGGTCAGAAATACCGGTGTACTGGACTATTGATTTTGGTAATCCGGAAGTGCTCAAGAAAGCAAAGCATCAGTTAAAAGAAATGATTACCCGAGATAGAAATAGACCGAGTGTTATCATCTGGTCCGTAGGTAATGAAACGCCTGTGTCGCCTACCAGAACAGAGTTTATGAAGGAGCTGGTAGATACTGCTCATAAACTAGATGATACCAGGTTGGTAAGTGCAGCTCTTGAGGTACATTATAATCCAGAAAAAAATACAATTGATGATCCGCTTGGTGCTTATACTGATATAGTTTCAGTGAATGAGTATTTAGGTTGGTATGGAGGTTTGCCCTCGTATTGTGAATCTGCCCAATGGGAAACCATTTATGATAAGCCCTTAATAATTAGTGAAGTGGGTGCTGGGGCTACACCAGGTTTCCATTCAGATTCACTTACCAGATGGAGTGAAGAGTATCAGGAATGGTTTTATAAAGAACAGGTGAAAATGATGGAAAGAATGCCTGACAATTACACTGGCATCACCCCATGGATTTTGGTAGACTTTCGTTCACCGAAAAGAAATAATCCTACTTATCAGGATGGTTGGAACAGAAAGGGCTTAAAAGGAGACCAAGGAGAAAAAAAGAAAGCTTTTTTCGTACTTAAAAAGTATTATGAAGAAATGGAGAAGGCTCATAAATAG
- a CDS encoding ABC transporter ATP-binding protein has product MFSTHSITFSYNSSKIFSYPDISLTGGEDLLILGESGIGKTTFLHIMAGLLRPITGELELLGTRIDQLSDRQLDHFRGKNIGLVYQRFQFIRSLVLEENLMLVQKLAGVKRDLTKIKDILASLNIADKLKTPPHRLSQGEQQRAAMAMAMVNSPNLILADEPTANLDDKNCEKVASILKQQARDTDAHMIIITHDQRLKSHFKNQIQL; this is encoded by the coding sequence ATGTTTAGTACTCATTCTATTACTTTTTCATATAATTCCAGCAAAATATTTAGTTACCCGGATATTTCTTTAACTGGCGGAGAGGATCTACTGATACTCGGAGAGTCGGGGATTGGTAAAACTACTTTCTTACACATAATGGCAGGGTTGTTACGGCCCATTACAGGGGAGTTGGAGCTGCTAGGTACCAGAATTGATCAGCTTTCTGATCGTCAATTAGATCATTTTAGAGGCAAGAATATAGGTTTGGTTTATCAAAGGTTCCAATTTATACGTTCGTTGGTCTTAGAAGAAAATCTCATGCTGGTACAGAAACTGGCCGGTGTTAAAAGAGATCTCACCAAAATAAAAGACATCTTGGCCAGTTTAAATATTGCTGATAAGCTAAAAACTCCACCTCACCGGCTCAGTCAAGGGGAGCAGCAGAGAGCCGCTATGGCGATGGCTATGGTCAATAGCCCTAATCTTATTTTAGCAGATGAACCCACGGCCAATCTCGATGATAAGAACTGCGAAAAAGTAGCCTCTATTCTTAAGCAGCAGGCACGTGATACTGATGCACACATGATCATTATAACCCATGATCAGAGACTCAAAAGTCATTTTAAAAATCAAATACAATTATGA
- a CDS encoding ABC transporter permease, whose amino-acid sequence MNTLKLSYKNMLSRRLSTVLSLVLLVLGIGIVSLLIQVSDQFKSHMENNLEGIDMVVGAKGSPLQLVLSAVYHVDVPTGNIPYKEVDKLKKNRLVASVVPLSYGDSYEGYRIVGSDHNYASLYNAKPASGRFWQSPFEVTVGAEVAHKLNLKIGDSFVGSHGLTEGGEHHDHHAYKVVGIFDYTNAVMDQLILTATESVWQVHEHHEEHGEHEEHEEHENHTGKEVTAMLVTFRNPMGMLQLPRMINESTNMQAAVPVYEVRRLFGLLGVGIETLKVIAFSIMAVSGFSIFISLYKGFKEREAEMALMRSYGASRWQLVALVLQEGLLLTGVGFILAMLVSRTVLWGISSFIESDYHYSFFQNWWNPEEWWLLVASLVVGVLASILPAIRVFHINISKTLADA is encoded by the coding sequence ATGAATACGCTAAAGCTTAGTTATAAAAATATGCTTAGCAGACGGTTGAGCACAGTGCTTAGCTTGGTCCTCTTAGTGCTTGGAATAGGCATTGTTTCATTGCTTATACAAGTGAGTGATCAGTTTAAAAGTCATATGGAAAATAATCTGGAAGGTATTGATATGGTGGTAGGAGCTAAAGGCAGCCCTCTGCAGCTGGTGCTATCGGCTGTATATCATGTAGATGTGCCTACCGGAAATATTCCTTATAAAGAGGTGGATAAATTGAAGAAGAATAGGTTGGTGGCTTCCGTAGTTCCGTTGTCTTATGGAGATAGTTATGAAGGGTATCGCATAGTGGGTTCTGATCATAATTATGCCTCTTTGTATAATGCTAAACCTGCATCAGGAAGGTTTTGGCAATCACCTTTTGAAGTGACAGTAGGAGCAGAAGTAGCTCATAAGTTGAATCTGAAAATTGGTGATTCCTTTGTGGGCTCTCATGGCCTCACAGAAGGAGGTGAGCATCATGATCATCATGCTTATAAGGTGGTGGGGATTTTTGATTATACAAATGCTGTAATGGATCAACTGATTCTTACTGCTACCGAAAGTGTTTGGCAGGTTCATGAACATCATGAAGAACATGGTGAGCATGAAGAACATGAGGAACATGAAAATCATACAGGGAAGGAAGTGACGGCTATGTTGGTAACTTTCAGAAATCCTATGGGCATGCTGCAACTTCCCAGGATGATTAATGAGTCAACTAACATGCAAGCTGCAGTACCAGTATATGAGGTGCGTCGGTTATTCGGCTTATTAGGTGTCGGTATTGAAACTTTAAAAGTAATAGCCTTTTCCATAATGGCAGTTTCTGGTTTTAGTATTTTCATAAGCCTATATAAAGGGTTTAAAGAGCGTGAAGCGGAGATGGCACTTATGCGTTCTTATGGTGCCAGCAGATGGCAGCTTGTTGCTCTTGTGTTGCAGGAAGGTCTATTGCTTACGGGAGTAGGTTTTATCTTGGCCATGCTGGTAAGTAGAACCGTATTGTGGGGTATATCTTCTTTTATTGAATCTGATTATCATTATTCTTTCTTTCAGAACTGGTGGAATCCTGAAGAGTGGTGGCTTTTAGTCGCTTCATTGGTAGTAGGAGTGCTAGCTTCAATATTACCGGCTATTCGCGTATTTCATATCAATATTTCTAAAACCCTGGCAGATGCTTAG
- a CDS encoding efflux RND transporter periplasmic adaptor subunit encodes MNGNHIKSIYIKGIGCISLLSILMLSACSSDSSSSIDAKAELPKSEENTIRLTAEQFNSSQMEIAPLEMVEFSNTIKANGMFDVPPENKATVSSYFGGTVKDIKLLPGQPVKKGQMIFTLESPEYVQLQQDYLEAKGQLKYLKSDFERQENLIKDNVTSQKNYLKAESDYTVTKVKAESLAKKLLLMNINPEKLTMENIRTSIYVLSPINGFVTSVNITKGTYLNPSETAITIIDTGHLHLELNIFERDLPFVKIGQPISFSIQEDKSNTYHGTVHLINKAVDPESRMINIHGHLVDEEFTSAFSPGMYVEAQIATSSEKRAALPKEAIVEIDDHYYVLARTTNNSYQFKKQEVKIGASNHEFIEITNAEDFKSNTQFLVKGAFNLITD; translated from the coding sequence ATGAACGGAAATCATATCAAATCAATATATATTAAAGGAATAGGCTGTATTAGTTTATTGAGCATTTTAATGCTATCTGCCTGCTCATCAGACAGCAGTTCCAGTATAGATGCTAAAGCGGAACTACCCAAATCTGAAGAAAACACCATCCGCCTTACTGCGGAGCAGTTCAACTCATCGCAAATGGAAATAGCGCCACTGGAAATGGTAGAGTTTAGCAATACCATAAAAGCTAATGGCATGTTTGATGTGCCTCCTGAAAACAAGGCCACAGTGAGTTCTTACTTCGGCGGTACTGTAAAAGATATAAAACTGCTTCCTGGTCAACCAGTAAAAAAAGGACAAATGATATTTACTTTGGAAAGTCCTGAATACGTACAGTTACAGCAAGATTACCTGGAAGCCAAAGGCCAATTAAAGTACCTCAAATCAGATTTTGAACGTCAGGAGAATCTTATAAAAGATAACGTTACTTCACAGAAAAACTATCTTAAAGCAGAATCTGATTATACGGTTACTAAGGTTAAAGCGGAGTCGTTGGCTAAAAAGTTGCTTCTGATGAACATTAATCCAGAAAAGCTTACCATGGAGAACATTCGGACGTCCATATATGTGCTCTCCCCTATTAACGGCTTTGTCACTTCTGTAAATATTACTAAGGGCACTTACCTTAATCCCTCAGAGACTGCCATCACCATCATTGACACAGGTCATCTACACCTGGAACTCAATATTTTTGAAAGAGATCTTCCCTTTGTAAAAATCGGCCAACCCATTAGTTTTTCTATTCAGGAAGATAAAAGCAATACTTATCATGGAACAGTTCATCTGATCAATAAGGCGGTAGACCCTGAAAGTAGAATGATCAATATTCATGGCCATTTAGTAGATGAGGAATTTACTAGTGCCTTTAGCCCGGGCATGTACGTAGAAGCACAAATAGCCACATCTTCTGAAAAAAGAGCTGCATTGCCCAAAGAAGCTATCGTAGAAATAGATGACCATTATTATGTACTGGCACGCACTACAAATAACAGCTACCAGTTTAAAAAGCAGGAAGTTAAAATTGGAGCTTCCAACCATGAATTTATTGAGATTACCAATGCTGAAGACTTTAAAAGTAATACTCAGTTTCTGGTAAAAGGCGCTTTTAACCTGATTACGGACTAA
- a CDS encoding CusA/CzcA family heavy metal efflux RND transporter has protein sequence MLEKIIQYSIHHKLIILLFSLSIVGFGIYSLSEIPIGAVPDVTNNQVQIITTSRNLATEDVEKFLTYPVELEMANLPDVKEIRSVSKFGLSVVTVVFKDRIGTYLPRQLIAEKIKAAEERIPAEFGKPSMGPITTGLGEIYQYVIEVDSAHRNEYSLSDVRTIQDWIIKRQLSGIPGVVEVNTWGGFLKQYEVAIDPEKVRSMDLSVSQIFTALENNNSIAGGGYIEKTSQTFFIRGEGLVSTLEDIEDIIIENRNGTPIYIKDVASVGFGHATRFGAITGNGEGEKVLGQVMMLKGANSKAVIDDVKERVKEISPNLPPGISINPFLERSELIGKTTFTIAENLVLGCLIVIFVVVLLLGNIRSGLVVASVIPMCLLFALSLMYVFDVNANLLSLGAIDFGIIIDGAVIIVEFIAFKITSESSKLMSLPKSEQQNFIDNVTYKGASKMMHSAVFGQLIIIIVFIPILSLVGVEGKMFKPMALVFCFALLGAMILCFTYVPVMASIFIKPSNPNKKNISKRLISFLETKYTPTIKWALNQKNLVLGLAITLLLVTGFIFSQMGGEFIPTLDEGDFVIQPVLKTGTPLTNTVKATTQMEQILKKFPEVDQVVSRIGAAEVPTDPMSMEESDVIIKLIPKSEWVSAESKDELANKFKEALSVMPGIDYEFTQPIEMRVNELITGVRADLAIKVFGEDLDVLYKKALEIEKAIQHIDGAADIIVEKVAGLPQMSVKYDRRKIAKYGLNIEELNNIITMGFAGMPAGTVFEGEKQFDLVVRFDKDHHQDIEDLQTSTIRTPSGSQIPFSELASITYTKGPAKISRDNTKRRIVVGVNVRNRDLESVVQDVQEVINKNITFPTGYTVDYGGQFENLRTARQRLMIAVPIALVLIFILLYFAFESVKEALIIYSAIPMSAVGGVLLLYLRDLPFSISAGVGFIALFGIAVLNGIVLIEEFKELKSEGITDINQRIITGTKNRLRPVLLTASAAALGFAPMAISTSAGAEVQRPLATVVVGGLVSATALTLIVLPVLYAIFDRKKVSKKKKPVIASVITILMVLFLPAMSQGQTREVSLDEAIDIAVENNKSIEASRQRIDQMSALKGSAIDIPKTELYYNKDENNIAPNDLPLHVWGINQSFQFPTIYGAKRKVIKGQMQLAQDQYDLDKQVVNKEVSKAYYSILYWQEKLKNYTYLDSLYAAFAHAANRRFEVGESNYLEKITATTKQKDISLQLFQIEENLKTASVNLNQWLQSDTTYQVNNTAFERITPTRLDTLVHPAINYYKDAINLADQRTTVERQKLLPDFNVSVFRGVNNGAGDQSYSGFQVGVAIPIWFGGYKSQIAAAKIGTDILGNERTNYRIQLIAKYKQLQSELNQYEEHLNYYESTGKELSEQTLLHATQAFQNGEIDFLQYIQLLENARDIEINYLDSLLQYNLTALEINYLTL, from the coding sequence ATGTTAGAAAAGATTATTCAATATAGTATTCACCATAAGCTGATTATACTGCTTTTTTCACTCAGTATAGTAGGCTTTGGCATTTACTCACTTAGCGAAATACCTATTGGGGCCGTTCCTGATGTAACAAACAACCAGGTGCAAATTATCACTACCTCTCGCAACCTGGCCACAGAAGATGTAGAGAAGTTTTTAACCTACCCTGTAGAATTGGAAATGGCCAATCTGCCGGATGTAAAAGAGATCAGATCGGTTTCCAAATTTGGTCTTTCTGTAGTTACGGTTGTTTTTAAAGATAGAATCGGCACCTACCTCCCTCGCCAACTGATAGCCGAAAAAATAAAAGCGGCAGAAGAAAGGATACCCGCAGAATTCGGAAAACCTTCTATGGGGCCTATTACTACTGGCCTAGGAGAGATTTACCAATATGTAATAGAAGTAGATTCTGCACATAGGAATGAATATTCATTATCAGATGTGAGGACCATACAAGACTGGATAATAAAAAGACAGCTATCTGGTATACCTGGAGTAGTAGAAGTGAATACCTGGGGCGGATTTCTGAAGCAGTATGAAGTAGCCATAGATCCTGAAAAAGTAAGAAGTATGGATCTTTCAGTTTCTCAAATATTTACTGCCCTCGAAAATAACAACAGCATAGCAGGCGGTGGATATATAGAGAAAACCAGCCAAACCTTCTTCATTAGAGGCGAAGGTTTGGTGAGCACGTTAGAAGACATTGAAGATATCATAATAGAGAATCGTAATGGTACGCCTATTTATATCAAAGATGTTGCTAGTGTTGGTTTTGGACATGCCACTCGCTTCGGAGCTATTACAGGCAACGGTGAAGGCGAAAAAGTCCTTGGTCAGGTCATGATGCTCAAAGGAGCCAACTCTAAGGCAGTAATAGATGATGTGAAAGAACGGGTAAAAGAAATAAGCCCAAATTTACCTCCTGGCATTAGCATTAACCCATTTCTGGAAAGAAGTGAATTGATAGGAAAAACTACGTTCACCATTGCTGAAAATCTGGTATTGGGTTGTCTGATTGTAATTTTTGTGGTGGTACTACTTTTAGGAAATATACGATCAGGACTAGTAGTGGCTTCAGTTATTCCTATGTGCTTGCTATTTGCACTTTCGCTAATGTATGTATTTGATGTCAATGCCAACCTGCTCAGTTTAGGAGCTATTGACTTTGGAATAATCATAGACGGAGCCGTAATTATTGTTGAGTTTATTGCCTTCAAAATCACCTCTGAGAGCTCTAAACTCATGTCCTTACCTAAAAGTGAACAGCAAAACTTCATAGATAATGTCACCTATAAAGGTGCCAGCAAAATGATGCACTCTGCCGTTTTTGGTCAGCTGATCATCATTATAGTGTTCATACCTATACTTTCACTAGTAGGTGTAGAAGGCAAAATGTTCAAGCCCATGGCATTGGTATTTTGCTTTGCGCTACTCGGAGCTATGATCCTTTGCTTTACCTATGTTCCGGTTATGGCCTCTATATTCATAAAGCCATCTAACCCTAACAAGAAGAATATATCTAAACGTCTTATATCATTTCTTGAGACAAAGTACACTCCTACCATAAAATGGGCGCTAAATCAAAAGAATTTGGTACTTGGTCTTGCCATAACGCTCTTGCTGGTCACAGGATTTATCTTCTCTCAAATGGGAGGTGAGTTTATCCCTACTCTTGATGAAGGTGATTTTGTGATACAACCGGTGCTAAAAACCGGAACTCCACTTACTAATACCGTAAAGGCTACCACTCAAATGGAGCAGATTCTAAAAAAATTCCCTGAGGTAGATCAGGTAGTATCAAGAATTGGCGCTGCTGAAGTGCCTACAGACCCCATGTCTATGGAAGAAAGTGATGTAATCATTAAGCTGATACCTAAAAGCGAATGGGTATCAGCAGAAAGTAAAGATGAATTAGCCAATAAATTTAAAGAGGCCTTATCGGTGATGCCTGGTATAGATTATGAATTTACCCAACCTATAGAAATGCGGGTAAATGAGCTGATCACTGGAGTTAGGGCTGATCTGGCTATTAAGGTATTTGGTGAAGATTTGGATGTGCTATATAAAAAAGCCCTTGAAATAGAAAAGGCCATACAACATATTGATGGCGCCGCAGATATAATAGTTGAAAAAGTGGCCGGTTTACCACAAATGAGCGTAAAATATGATCGCAGAAAAATCGCGAAATATGGACTTAACATAGAAGAGCTCAATAACATTATCACCATGGGCTTTGCGGGTATGCCAGCAGGTACTGTATTTGAAGGCGAAAAACAATTTGATCTCGTAGTTCGGTTCGACAAAGACCACCATCAGGATATAGAGGATTTACAAACTTCTACCATCAGAACCCCAAGCGGCAGCCAGATTCCGTTTAGTGAGTTAGCAAGCATCACTTATACCAAAGGCCCGGCTAAGATTTCCAGAGATAATACTAAAAGGCGAATAGTAGTTGGTGTAAACGTAAGAAACAGAGATTTAGAATCTGTGGTACAGGATGTACAAGAGGTAATTAACAAAAACATCACCTTCCCTACCGGCTATACTGTAGATTATGGTGGTCAGTTCGAAAACCTGCGTACTGCACGCCAGCGTTTAATGATAGCCGTTCCCATAGCACTTGTTCTGATCTTCATACTACTTTATTTTGCCTTCGAATCAGTAAAAGAAGCACTGATTATCTATAGCGCCATACCTATGTCAGCCGTAGGAGGTGTATTACTGCTCTACTTACGTGATTTACCGTTTAGTATTTCTGCGGGCGTTGGTTTTATTGCGCTTTTTGGTATTGCCGTATTAAACGGTATCGTCTTGATAGAAGAATTTAAAGAACTGAAGAGTGAAGGCATTACAGATATAAATCAACGGATTATTACAGGCACTAAAAACAGACTAAGACCTGTTTTACTTACGGCATCGGCAGCTGCGCTTGGTTTTGCTCCAATGGCTATATCTACCTCAGCGGGTGCAGAAGTACAGAGGCCACTAGCCACCGTAGTAGTGGGTGGCTTAGTGTCAGCCACAGCTCTTACACTCATAGTTCTTCCTGTTTTGTATGCCATTTTTGACAGAAAAAAGGTCTCTAAAAAGAAGAAACCAGTAATTGCTTCAGTAATTACAATCCTGATGGTGCTCTTTTTACCCGCTATGAGCCAGGGCCAAACCAGAGAAGTATCGCTAGATGAAGCCATTGATATTGCTGTAGAAAACAATAAGTCCATTGAAGCTTCTCGCCAAAGGATTGATCAAATGAGTGCTTTAAAAGGCAGTGCCATTGACATACCTAAAACTGAGCTTTACTATAACAAGGATGAAAATAACATAGCACCTAATGACTTACCGCTTCATGTTTGGGGCATCAACCAATCTTTTCAGTTCCCCACAATTTATGGAGCCAAACGAAAGGTGATAAAGGGTCAAATGCAATTAGCACAAGACCAGTACGACCTCGATAAGCAGGTGGTTAATAAAGAAGTGTCAAAGGCGTACTATTCGATATTATACTGGCAAGAAAAACTGAAGAACTACACCTATTTGGATAGCCTATATGCCGCATTTGCGCATGCAGCTAACAGACGGTTTGAGGTAGGTGAATCTAATTATTTGGAGAAAATTACTGCTACTACCAAGCAAAAGGATATTTCGCTTCAGCTTTTTCAAATAGAAGAAAATTTAAAAACGGCCTCTGTTAATTTAAACCAATGGTTACAATCAGACACCACATATCAAGTCAACAATACGGCTTTTGAGCGCATTACTCCTACCCGTTTAGATACGCTGGTGCATCCGGCAATCAACTATTATAAGGATGCCATAAACCTTGCCGATCAAAGAACTACAGTAGAAAGGCAAAAGCTTTTACCTGACTTTAATGTCTCTGTTTTCAGAGGTGTAAATAATGGAGCCGGAGATCAATCCTACTCTGGCTTTCAGGTTGGAGTAGCGATCCCCATATGGTTTGGAGGCTACAAATCACAAATAGCCGCAGCTAAAATAGGCACAGACATTTTAGGCAACGAACGTACCAATTACAGAATTCAGCTCATAGCTAAATACAAACAGCTTCAATCCGAATTAAATCAATACGAAGAACATCTTAATTATTACGAATCTACCGGTAAGGAACTCTCAGAGCAAACACTATTACATGCCACACAAGCATTTCAAAATGGAGAAATAGACTTCTTGCAATACATACAATTGCTGGAAAACGCGAGAGATATAGAAATCAATTATCTTGATTCTTTGCTTCAATACAATCTTACGGCTTTAGAGATCAATTACTTAACGCTATAA
- a CDS encoding DUF6194 family protein — protein MATPSTVLSKAEIIEDIKSQFQGLVLDKNWGEEGLFYNPEGKLAKGVYLLTFKEKDGPNDSASNTNREGVYRLNLGISEASFLSLFREKLARPKAGNTINMNCDFTEFDKVMPHPVYGWMCWIGVLNPTKVTYSKLLFPLISESFQIVCSKYDKRIKSLSSKRDL, from the coding sequence ATGGCTACCCCCAGTACTGTTTTAAGCAAGGCTGAAATTATTGAGGATATTAAAAGCCAATTTCAAGGACTGGTTTTAGATAAAAATTGGGGTGAAGAAGGATTGTTTTACAATCCTGAAGGCAAGTTGGCAAAAGGGGTATATCTACTCACTTTTAAAGAGAAAGATGGCCCTAATGATAGTGCTTCTAATACCAATCGAGAAGGGGTTTACAGACTTAATTTGGGTATTTCCGAAGCTTCATTTCTATCTCTTTTCAGAGAGAAACTAGCTCGACCGAAAGCTGGTAATACCATTAATATGAATTGTGACTTTACAGAGTTTGATAAAGTTATGCCCCATCCTGTGTATGGATGGATGTGCTGGATAGGAGTATTAAACCCGACGAAAGTCACCTACTCAAAATTGTTATTTCCTCTTATATCGGAATCATTTCAGATAGTATGCAGCAAGTATGATAAAAGGATCAAGAGCCTTTCTAGTAAACGAGACTTGTAG
- a CDS encoding sugar-binding domain-containing protein — MQLLLKTLFSIAILAFVIQVPLSAQELLTNVHGRETYSLNGEWQYIVDPYETCFYNYRFKEKAEKDPEAYWNTDEPHDRSALLEHGYDERYTLNVPGDWNSQDPKFLYYEGTVWYKKSFDYKKKADNNRLFLYFGAVNYKADVYLNSKKLGSHKGGFTPFQFEIPDNVLKEKDN; from the coding sequence ATGCAGCTACTACTAAAAACCCTTTTTTCCATAGCTATTTTGGCTTTCGTTATTCAAGTTCCCCTCAGTGCGCAGGAGTTATTAACTAACGTTCATGGGCGGGAAACTTATAGTCTTAATGGCGAATGGCAATACATTGTAGATCCTTACGAAACCTGCTTTTATAATTATCGCTTTAAAGAAAAGGCAGAAAAAGACCCTGAGGCCTACTGGAATACTGACGAACCACATGATCGCTCGGCTCTGTTAGAGCATGGTTATGATGAGAGATATACGTTAAATGTGCCAGGAGACTGGAATTCTCAAGATCCTAAATTTCTTTATTATGAAGGTACAGTGTGGTATAAAAAGTCATTTGACTACAAGAAAAAAGCAGACAATAATAGGCTTTTTCTATATTTCGGAGCCGTAAATTATAAAGCAGATGTTTACCTTAATAGCAAAAAGCTAGGTAGTCATAAAGGTGGTTTTACGCCTTTTCAATTCGAAATACCAGATAATGTACTTAAAGAAAAAGATAATTAA